One window of Nocardia sp. NBC_00508 genomic DNA carries:
- a CDS encoding ABC transporter permease yields the protein MSHDVLVEDAVPTPVVENETEEQILARVRTNARRARLRTWGLRAALVAVWLGAWEITATVWIDPFFYSKPSLIWARLVEWFTEGTQFGSIWLQIYTTVQEAVLGFAIGTVAGVVLGVLLGRSRYWAEVLAPFIKALNAVPRIVLASLFIIWFGLGLSSKVATVVVLVFFAVFFNAFTGAREVDGNVINNARILGASRRQVLVTIVLPSATTWILSSLHTAFGFALIGAVVGEYAGASKGLGLLISNSQGTFDSAGIYAGMIIITVIALIAEWGIGMAENRLLKWRPSQANSNHGI from the coding sequence GTGTCGCATGACGTGCTGGTCGAGGACGCCGTCCCAACGCCGGTGGTGGAGAACGAGACCGAAGAGCAGATCCTGGCCAGGGTACGGACCAACGCCCGCCGCGCTCGCCTGCGCACCTGGGGGCTGCGCGCCGCGCTGGTCGCCGTGTGGCTCGGCGCGTGGGAGATCACCGCGACGGTGTGGATCGACCCGTTCTTCTACTCCAAGCCGTCGCTGATCTGGGCCCGGCTGGTCGAATGGTTCACCGAGGGCACCCAGTTCGGCTCGATCTGGTTGCAGATCTACACCACCGTGCAGGAGGCCGTGCTCGGCTTCGCGATCGGCACGGTCGCCGGTGTGGTGCTCGGCGTGCTGCTCGGGCGCAGCCGGTACTGGGCCGAGGTGCTCGCGCCGTTCATCAAGGCGCTCAACGCGGTTCCGCGCATCGTGCTCGCGTCGCTGTTCATCATCTGGTTCGGCCTCGGGCTGAGCTCGAAGGTGGCGACGGTGGTGGTGCTGGTGTTCTTCGCGGTGTTCTTCAACGCGTTCACCGGCGCGCGCGAGGTGGACGGCAACGTGATCAACAACGCCCGCATCCTCGGCGCGAGCCGCAGGCAGGTGCTGGTGACGATCGTGCTGCCGAGCGCGACCACCTGGATTCTGTCCAGCCTGCATACCGCCTTCGGCTTCGCATTGATCGGCGCGGTGGTCGGCGAATACGCCGGTGCGAGTAAGGGTTTGGGCCTGCTGATCAGCAACTCGCAGGGCACCTTCGACTCGGCGGGCATCTACGCGGGCATGATCATCATCACCGTGATCGCGCTGATCGCGGAGTGGGGGATCGGCATGGCGGAGAACCGGTTGCTGAAATGGCGTCCGTCCCAGGCGAACTCGAACCACGGGATCTGA
- a CDS encoding ABC transporter ATP-binding protein, whose amino-acid sequence MTQSLIQLRSATKRFPGTGGGIHTAVRNLNLEVRPGEFVAVVGPTGCGKSTTLSLVSGLEPASAGRTLVRGKDVHGIPDGIGYMFQQDAVLPWKSVLDNVALGPRLRGASKAEAREKASAWVRTVGLAGFERYYPHQLSGGMRKRVALAQTLVNEPEILLMDEPFSALDVQTRQLMQDELLRVWAGTNAAVIFVTHDLEEAIVLADRVVVMTASPATVCGDFTVGLERPRSVEDVRLTAEFRDIYKEIWETLRDQVEAARAKGASRVA is encoded by the coding sequence ATGACGCAATCACTCATTCAGCTGCGGAGCGCGACCAAGCGCTTCCCCGGCACCGGCGGTGGCATTCATACCGCCGTGCGGAATTTGAACCTCGAGGTGCGGCCCGGCGAATTCGTCGCCGTCGTCGGCCCGACCGGGTGCGGTAAGTCCACCACGCTCTCGCTGGTGTCCGGGCTGGAACCCGCCTCGGCCGGGCGGACGCTGGTGCGCGGCAAGGACGTGCACGGCATCCCGGACGGCATCGGCTACATGTTCCAGCAGGACGCGGTGCTGCCGTGGAAGAGCGTGCTGGACAACGTCGCGCTCGGTCCGCGCCTGCGCGGCGCGTCGAAAGCCGAGGCGCGCGAGAAGGCGTCGGCGTGGGTGCGCACGGTCGGCCTGGCCGGGTTCGAGCGCTACTACCCGCACCAGCTGTCCGGCGGCATGCGCAAGCGCGTCGCGCTGGCGCAGACGCTGGTCAACGAGCCGGAGATCCTGCTGATGGACGAGCCGTTCAGCGCGCTGGACGTGCAGACCCGCCAGCTCATGCAGGACGAGCTGCTGCGGGTCTGGGCGGGCACCAATGCGGCGGTCATCTTCGTCACCCACGATCTGGAGGAGGCGATCGTGCTCGCCGACCGGGTGGTCGTCATGACCGCGAGCCCGGCCACCGTCTGCGGAGACTTCACCGTGGGGCTGGAGCGGCCGCGCAGCGTGGAGGACGTGCGGCTGACCGCCGAATTCCGTGACATCTACAAGGAAATCTGGGAAACGCTGCGCGACCAGGTCGAGGCAGCCCGGGCGAAGGGAGCCTCCCGTGTCGCATGA
- a CDS encoding sensor histidine kinase, which produces MATEGARAVRLRTQVLLSQIVVVALTLGVAFAVFGYLSDQRLRDTYGQRALAIARTVAADPVVRAEVARYAPGAVADDPAVREELTSGPLERLAVDATQRNAALFVVITDDAGIRLAHPDPSRLAEHVSTDPSEALAGRESITEERGTLGDSVRAKVPVLAPDSGNVVGAVSVGISTDAVHDQLLDDLRTAGVLVGAALLVGIVGSILLARRWRGLTLGLEPDELAELVRGQAAVLHGIGGGVLAVDASWRTTFVNDEARRLLGIAPDLGRPVEEIGLTPRVLEAFRNLDEQPASATVGSHIVIISARRVSRDGRDLGAVLTVRDRTDVESLTRQLDAVQSMSTVLRAQRHEFSNKMHLISGLLHSGRVEEASRSIDELIGAGPLGAATPGIDAIHDAYLQAFLAAKAAHARENGVELVLGPNTWVEGSLADPVDVTTVLGNLLDNAMEAVRDRDRPVRQVEVELVQEDSTLHITVADSGDGVAPDLVDTLFTEGISTREDHGVPGGRGVGLALIRQIARAHGGDVRLSSPGGGQPPLTGAEFIARIPGVLVESEVPWPQQL; this is translated from the coding sequence ATGGCCACTGAGGGCGCGCGGGCCGTGCGGTTGCGGACCCAGGTTCTGCTGTCGCAGATCGTGGTCGTCGCCTTGACGCTCGGTGTCGCGTTCGCGGTGTTCGGCTACCTCAGCGATCAGCGGCTGCGCGACACCTATGGGCAGCGCGCGCTCGCCATTGCGCGAACCGTCGCCGCCGACCCGGTGGTGCGCGCGGAGGTGGCCCGGTACGCGCCCGGCGCGGTTGCCGACGACCCCGCGGTACGCGAGGAACTCACCTCGGGTCCCCTGGAGCGGCTCGCGGTGGATGCGACGCAGCGCAATGCGGCGTTGTTCGTGGTGATCACCGACGACGCGGGCATCCGGCTCGCGCACCCCGATCCCAGCCGACTCGCCGAACACGTCAGCACCGACCCGTCCGAGGCACTCGCGGGCCGCGAATCGATCACCGAGGAACGGGGCACCCTCGGCGACTCGGTCCGCGCGAAAGTCCCGGTCCTGGCACCCGATTCGGGCAACGTCGTCGGCGCGGTGAGCGTCGGCATCTCCACGGACGCGGTGCACGATCAGCTTCTGGACGATCTGCGCACCGCGGGTGTGCTCGTCGGCGCGGCGCTGCTGGTCGGCATCGTGGGCTCGATTTTGCTCGCCCGGCGGTGGCGCGGCCTGACCCTCGGATTGGAGCCCGACGAGCTCGCCGAACTGGTTCGCGGTCAAGCCGCGGTGCTGCACGGTATCGGGGGCGGCGTGCTCGCCGTCGACGCGTCGTGGCGCACGACCTTCGTCAACGACGAGGCGCGCAGGCTGCTGGGCATCGCACCCGACCTCGGACGTCCGGTGGAGGAGATCGGGCTGACCCCTCGGGTGCTGGAGGCGTTCCGCAACCTGGACGAACAACCCGCTTCCGCGACGGTCGGCTCGCACATCGTCATCATCTCGGCGCGGCGGGTCAGCCGCGACGGGCGCGACCTGGGCGCGGTGCTCACCGTGCGCGACCGCACCGACGTGGAGTCGCTGACCAGGCAGCTGGACGCGGTGCAGTCGATGAGCACGGTGCTGCGCGCCCAGCGCCACGAGTTCTCCAACAAGATGCACCTGATCAGCGGCCTGTTGCACAGCGGACGCGTCGAGGAGGCGTCGCGATCGATCGACGAGCTGATCGGCGCGGGTCCGCTCGGTGCGGCGACCCCGGGAATCGACGCCATCCACGACGCGTACCTCCAGGCGTTCCTGGCCGCCAAGGCGGCGCACGCCAGGGAGAACGGCGTCGAACTGGTGCTCGGACCCAACACCTGGGTGGAGGGCAGCCTCGCCGATCCGGTGGACGTGACCACCGTGCTCGGCAACCTGCTGGACAATGCGATGGAGGCCGTTCGCGATCGTGACCGCCCGGTGCGGCAGGTGGAAGTCGAACTGGTGCAAGAGGATTCGACCTTGCACATCACCGTCGCGGACAGCGGCGACGGAGTGGCCCCGGATCTGGTCGACACACTGTTCACCGAGGGGATCTCGACCCGCGAGGACCACGGCGTCCCCGGCGGGCGCGGAGTGGGCCTGGCCCTGATCCGGCAGATCGCCCGCGCCCACGGCGGCGACGTGCGCCTGTCCAGCCCCGGTGGCGGACAGCCGCCACTCACCGGCGCCGAATTCATCGCCCGCATACCCGGAGTGCTCGTCGAGAGCGAGGTGCCATGGCCGCAACAGCTCTGA
- a CDS encoding response regulator transcription factor encodes MAATALTVLVVDDDFRVANLHAGIVESIAGFTVAGTANTLAAARELVAAEPVDLALVDVYLPDGSGIDFVREIHCDAMILTASTESDAARAAIAAGALAYLIKPFPHTELAARLAAYARYRRILATPQIDNTRVSAALHALRPVATTTAPTAAAASPTKDLVLQSIRDAGVPLSAGEVATAIGVSRATAQRYLAALVSSGAVHMRLRYGSTGRPEQEYSAAPQR; translated from the coding sequence ATGGCCGCAACAGCTCTGACCGTCCTGGTCGTCGACGACGATTTCCGGGTCGCCAACCTGCACGCCGGAATCGTCGAGTCCATCGCGGGCTTCACTGTGGCGGGCACCGCCAACACCCTCGCCGCCGCGCGGGAACTCGTCGCGGCGGAACCGGTCGATCTCGCACTGGTGGACGTCTACCTTCCGGATGGCTCCGGCATCGATTTCGTCCGCGAGATCCACTGCGACGCCATGATTCTCACCGCGTCCACGGAGAGCGACGCCGCGCGGGCCGCGATCGCGGCCGGAGCGCTGGCCTACCTGATCAAGCCGTTTCCGCACACCGAACTTGCCGCGCGCCTGGCCGCATACGCCCGCTACCGGCGCATCCTCGCCACCCCACAGATCGACAACACCCGGGTGTCGGCAGCGCTGCATGCGCTGCGTCCCGTCGCCACCACGACCGCGCCGACCGCGGCGGCGGCGTCCCCCACGAAAGACCTTGTTCTGCAATCTATTCGGGATGCGGGTGTCCCGCTGTCCGCCGGCGAGGTGGCCACCGCCATCGGCGTCTCCCGCGCCACCGCGCAACGCTATCTCGCCGCCCTGGTCTCGAGCGGCGCCGTGCATATGCGCCTGCGCTATGGCAGCACCGGACGGCCGGAGCAGGAGTACTCGGCGGCGCCCCAGCGCTGA
- a CDS encoding carboxymuconolactone decarboxylase family protein, translating to MTAKQPGPRIAPLNPPYPPDIEAQLLKWMPPGAAVEPLALFRTLAIHEELFGRMRPLGAGILGHGRVPPRDREIVIHRICARAGAEYEWGVHAVVQAPEVGLTAEQTDAAAIGTADDPAWSPQDTVLVRLADELHDTADISDDLWPELTARYRDDQILELVTIAGWYRLLSSVLNVARTPHEPWARRFPVRTA from the coding sequence ATGACAGCGAAGCAACCCGGCCCGCGCATCGCGCCACTGAATCCGCCGTACCCACCGGACATCGAGGCACAGCTGCTCAAATGGATGCCGCCCGGCGCTGCGGTGGAGCCGCTGGCGCTGTTCCGCACCCTCGCGATCCACGAGGAACTCTTCGGCCGGATGCGTCCGCTCGGCGCGGGCATCCTCGGTCACGGTCGCGTCCCGCCGCGCGACCGTGAGATCGTCATCCACCGCATCTGCGCCAGGGCGGGCGCGGAGTACGAGTGGGGTGTGCACGCCGTCGTCCAGGCGCCCGAGGTGGGTTTGACCGCCGAGCAGACCGACGCCGCGGCGATCGGAACCGCCGACGATCCGGCGTGGTCGCCGCAGGACACCGTGCTCGTGCGCCTCGCCGACGAACTGCACGACACCGCGGACATCTCCGATGACCTCTGGCCGGAACTCACCGCCCGCTACCGCGACGATCAGATCCTCGAACTCGTCACCATCGCGGGCTGGTACCGACTGCTCAGCTCCGTGCTCAACGTCGCGCGCACGCCACACGAGCCGTGGGCGCGGCGATTCCCCGTCCGCACCGCCTGA
- a CDS encoding winged helix-turn-helix transcriptional regulator: MVASESEAGKVPAVGSPVRGSRSGRPIMVLLDLLGRRWTLRVLWELRDGRAATFRELQARCDGVSASVLNDRLRELRDVRIVVAGADGYHLSGDGMELVAALAPLQGWVQRWSDEAGDEPS; the protein is encoded by the coding sequence ATGGTAGCTTCGGAATCCGAAGCGGGCAAGGTGCCTGCTGTCGGCTCCCCCGTGCGCGGATCGCGCTCGGGGCGCCCGATCATGGTGCTGCTGGATCTGCTCGGCAGACGGTGGACGCTACGGGTGCTGTGGGAACTGCGGGACGGGCGCGCGGCCACCTTTCGCGAGTTGCAGGCACGGTGCGATGGCGTCTCGGCCAGCGTGCTAAACGATCGGCTGCGCGAATTGCGGGATGTGCGAATCGTGGTCGCGGGAGCGGACGGGTATCACCTCAGCGGCGACGGCATGGAGCTCGTCGCCGCGCTCGCCCCGCTCCAGGGATGGGTGCAGCGCTGGAGCGACGAAGCCGGTGACGAACCGAGCTGA
- a CDS encoding Gfo/Idh/MocA family protein has protein sequence MSMLEVAIVGYGLAGSVFHAPLIAAEPRMRVAAVVTSSAERAEQARHEHPGVRVFSHAEELFAAPTGIDLVVIATPNRTHAPLAGQALDAGLPVVVDKPFAVSVTDAEDLVERAERAGLALSVFQNRRWDGDFRTVRDLVRTGKLGVVRRFESRFERWRPVPKGGWREIGSDEEGAGILIDLGSHLVDQAVTLLGPVRSVYCELDRRREAITTDDDAFVALTHTSGVRSHLWMNAVAPHLGPRFRVLGSEAGYLTYGLDPQEDALRSGRRPDDGLPWGTVEPERWGVLGAEPDFAPLPTAPGDYPAFYSAMAAAVLDGAPVPVDPRDAVATVRLLAKARESAAAGVTVTA, from the coding sequence ATGAGCATGCTCGAGGTCGCCATTGTGGGCTATGGCTTGGCTGGGTCCGTGTTCCACGCTCCGCTGATCGCCGCCGAACCTCGGATGCGAGTGGCGGCGGTAGTCACCTCGTCGGCGGAACGGGCCGAGCAGGCGCGCCACGAGCATCCTGGGGTGCGCGTGTTCTCGCACGCAGAAGAGCTGTTCGCCGCGCCGACTGGAATCGATCTGGTCGTGATCGCGACGCCCAACCGCACGCACGCGCCACTGGCCGGCCAGGCGCTCGACGCCGGGTTGCCGGTGGTGGTGGACAAACCGTTCGCGGTCTCGGTGACCGACGCCGAAGACCTCGTCGAGCGAGCGGAGCGGGCGGGGCTCGCGCTGTCGGTCTTCCAGAACCGGCGCTGGGACGGTGACTTCCGGACCGTGCGCGACCTCGTGCGGACCGGAAAGCTGGGCGTGGTGCGCCGTTTCGAGTCGCGGTTCGAGCGCTGGCGCCCGGTGCCGAAAGGCGGCTGGCGGGAGATCGGCTCCGACGAGGAGGGCGCGGGCATTCTCATCGACCTCGGCAGCCATCTGGTGGACCAGGCCGTGACGCTGCTCGGCCCGGTGCGCTCGGTGTACTGCGAGCTCGACCGGCGGCGCGAAGCGATCACCACCGACGACGACGCGTTCGTCGCCCTCACCCACACCAGCGGCGTCCGGTCCCATCTGTGGATGAATGCCGTTGCCCCGCACCTCGGCCCGCGTTTCCGGGTACTCGGCTCCGAAGCCGGTTACCTCACCTATGGGCTCGACCCGCAGGAGGACGCGCTGCGGTCCGGTCGCCGACCCGACGACGGTTTGCCATGGGGCACTGTCGAACCCGAGCGCTGGGGTGTCCTGGGCGCCGAACCGGACTTCGCGCCGCTACCGACAGCGCCGGGCGACTACCCTGCGTTCTATTCCGCGATGGCGGCGGCAGTACTCGACGGCGCGCCCGTTCCCGTCGATCCGCGCGATGCCGTCGCCACGGTCCGCCTGCTGGCGAAGGCTCGGGAGTCGGCTGCCGCAGGTGTGACCGTCACCGCCTGA
- a CDS encoding bile acid:sodium symporter family protein, producing the protein MGSTVFAVFLPLALALVMFGLGLTLAVDDFARVLRFPKAALIALVCQMAVLPALCLGMIYLFGLDGALAVGMMLLAASPGGPSANLFSHIAGGNVALNITLTAINSVLAVFTMPVVVALAYTLFLDGDGSLGLRPDKFAQVFAIVLVPVAIGMLVHRRFPAWSQRMRGTVKILSIVVLALVVAAAVGKNFETLTENIGTLASICLSFAVISLTVGYFVPRLFRVDTDQAIASSMEIGIHNGAIAIAVAASVLHQDAMAVPGAVYGVLMNIPAALAAYLLARRARRDRGTPVPSMAS; encoded by the coding sequence ATGGGTTCAACGGTTTTCGCGGTGTTCCTGCCGCTGGCCCTGGCCTTGGTGATGTTCGGGCTCGGATTGACCTTGGCCGTGGACGATTTCGCCCGCGTGCTGCGGTTTCCGAAGGCGGCGCTGATCGCGCTGGTCTGCCAGATGGCGGTGCTGCCCGCGCTGTGCCTGGGCATGATCTACCTGTTCGGCCTCGACGGCGCGCTGGCCGTCGGCATGATGCTGCTCGCGGCGTCGCCGGGTGGGCCGTCGGCCAATCTGTTCAGCCACATCGCCGGCGGCAACGTCGCGCTGAACATCACGCTGACGGCGATCAATTCGGTGCTCGCGGTGTTCACCATGCCGGTGGTGGTCGCGCTGGCCTACACGTTGTTCCTGGACGGCGACGGGTCGCTGGGACTGCGGCCGGACAAGTTCGCGCAGGTGTTCGCCATCGTGCTGGTGCCGGTCGCGATCGGCATGCTGGTGCACCGGCGGTTCCCGGCGTGGTCGCAGCGGATGCGCGGCACGGTCAAGATCCTGTCCATCGTGGTGCTCGCGCTGGTGGTCGCCGCGGCGGTCGGCAAGAACTTCGAGACGCTCACCGAGAACATCGGCACGCTGGCCTCGATCTGCCTGTCGTTCGCGGTGATCAGCCTGACCGTCGGCTACTTCGTGCCCCGGTTGTTCCGGGTGGACACCGACCAGGCGATCGCCTCGTCCATGGAGATCGGCATCCACAACGGGGCGATCGCGATCGCCGTCGCCGCGTCGGTTCTGCACCAGGACGCCATGGCCGTGCCCGGCGCGGTGTACGGCGTGCTGATGAACATCCCCGCAGCCCTCGCGGCGTATCTGCTGGCCAGGCGGGCGCGACGGGACCGGGGCACGCCGGTGCCGAGCATGGCGAGTTAG
- a CDS encoding serine/threonine protein kinase codes for MQPLGASDPARIGDYRLLGVLGAGGMGRVYLGRNAGGRTVAVKVIRPDMIDAEFRERFRREVTAARRVGGRFTAPVLDADVDADPPWLATGYVAGFALADAVDRYGPFTENSLLVLAHGLVEALVAVHRAGVVHRDLKPSNVLLALDGPKVIDFGIARAIDDSKLTTTGKLIGSPGFMCPEQVTGDPIGPAADIFALGGVLVFAATGHGPFGVGETMQMLWRVVYEQPQLDDVPERLRPLVAACLTKDAAARPTLDQLLTQLTALGIPDRGGWLPGPALEEVSRRAIELLDLDSGTIDRLEPTALAPIDRPEFPTPGLVDRPELPAPGPPDPARTADTVAHPTPPPQRQYAHGGHAEGSVPTQKRQPGPHPSPAFARHSFGQTTYPPAQSDSPHFHPPTAAASTPRRRAVLIGSALVVAVVVAAAAFVIGAQLRAQDAHGSTSTTGSDTVATVPNALVGEWQGVAKDLLGSYDIIVRLTPGKVGEQVGESSNTGRIVGLKCGRAETLTSATAGSVTLTAKLTEDNGGCNDDGATSRLELRPDGTMSYRTQGVAGDMAGILNRTG; via the coding sequence ATGCAACCGCTCGGTGCGAGCGATCCGGCGCGGATCGGGGACTATCGGCTGCTCGGCGTGCTGGGCGCGGGCGGCATGGGCAGGGTCTACCTGGGGCGGAACGCGGGCGGGCGCACCGTCGCGGTCAAGGTCATCCGCCCGGACATGATCGACGCCGAATTCCGCGAGCGCTTCCGGCGCGAGGTCACCGCGGCGCGGCGGGTCGGCGGACGGTTCACCGCGCCGGTGCTCGACGCCGATGTCGACGCCGACCCCCCATGGCTGGCCACCGGCTATGTGGCCGGGTTCGCGCTGGCCGACGCGGTCGACCGGTACGGCCCGTTCACCGAGAACTCGCTGCTCGTCCTGGCGCACGGGCTGGTCGAGGCGCTGGTGGCGGTGCATCGGGCGGGCGTGGTGCATCGCGACCTGAAACCGTCGAATGTCCTGCTGGCCCTCGACGGTCCCAAGGTGATCGATTTCGGCATCGCCCGCGCCATCGACGACAGCAAGCTCACCACGACCGGAAAGCTCATCGGCTCACCGGGATTCATGTGCCCGGAGCAGGTGACCGGCGATCCGATCGGCCCGGCCGCGGATATTTTCGCGCTGGGCGGCGTGCTCGTGTTCGCGGCGACCGGCCACGGGCCGTTCGGCGTCGGCGAGACGATGCAGATGCTGTGGCGGGTGGTGTACGAGCAGCCCCAGCTCGACGACGTGCCGGAACGGCTGCGTCCGCTGGTGGCGGCCTGCCTGACCAAAGACGCCGCCGCGCGCCCGACCCTGGACCAGCTGCTCACGCAGCTGACCGCCCTCGGCATCCCCGATCGCGGCGGCTGGCTGCCGGGCCCGGCGCTCGAGGAAGTCAGCAGGCGTGCGATCGAGCTGCTCGACCTGGACTCCGGCACGATCGACCGGCTGGAGCCCACGGCGCTCGCTCCGATCGACAGACCGGAGTTTCCAACACCTGGTCTAGTAGACCGCCCGGAGCTCCCTGCCCCCGGTCCACCGGATCCGGCGCGCACCGCCGACACCGTGGCCCACCCGACGCCACCACCACAGCGGCAGTACGCGCATGGCGGCCACGCCGAGGGCTCGGTGCCGACACAAAAGCGGCAGCCAGGCCCACACCCCTCTCCAGCTTTCGCCCGCCATTCCTTTGGGCAGACGACTTACCCACCCGCGCAATCTGATTCGCCTCATTTCCATCCACCCACCGCAGCGGCGTCCACCCCACGCCGCCGCGCCGTGCTGATCGGGAGCGCGCTCGTGGTCGCCGTTGTGGTCGCGGCGGCGGCATTCGTGATCGGCGCCCAGCTGCGGGCCCAGGACGCACACGGTTCCACTTCCACGACCGGAAGCGACACGGTCGCTACCGTGCCGAACGCACTGGTCGGCGAGTGGCAGGGTGTAGCCAAAGACCTGCTGGGTAGCTACGACATCATAGTGCGGCTCACTCCGGGAAAGGTCGGCGAGCAGGTCGGCGAATCGAGCAATACCGGCCGAATCGTCGGCTTGAAGTGCGGCCGGGCGGAGACACTCACGTCCGCGACCGCAGGCAGCGTGACACTGACCGCCAAACTCACCGAGGACAACGGCGGCTGCAACGACGACGGAGCGACCTCCCGATTGGAATTGCGACCGGACGGAACGATGTCGTACCGAACTCAGGGCGTGGCGGGCGATATGGCCGGGATCCTCAACCGAACCGGCTGA
- a CDS encoding M50 family metallopeptidase, which translates to MDRAEFVERGASIADRLTTTQAQPPWWLVVAAAVAALMLVGYTPIWRLTRNIVTIAHEGGHAVVALLTGRKLNSIRLHSDTSGLTVSSGKPYGLGMILTTMAGYPAPPLLGLGFAALLGASRITLMLWTAIALLAALLIKIRNIYGGITVIGLGGLVFVVSWFGTDTLQAGFAYLGAWFLLFAGARPVAELQRGRSRQQRSRNHEVESDADQLARLTRLPGLLWVFVFGAIAVGSLLLGAGLLISDIAELSLPNVSSGS; encoded by the coding sequence GTGGATAGAGCGGAATTTGTCGAGCGCGGTGCTTCCATCGCCGATCGTCTGACGACTACGCAAGCGCAACCGCCGTGGTGGCTGGTGGTTGCGGCCGCGGTGGCGGCGCTCATGTTGGTGGGCTACACGCCGATCTGGCGGTTGACCCGGAACATCGTCACCATCGCGCACGAAGGCGGGCATGCCGTGGTCGCGCTGCTGACCGGCCGGAAGCTCAACAGCATCCGGTTGCATTCGGACACCTCGGGCCTGACCGTGTCGAGCGGAAAGCCGTACGGCCTCGGGATGATCCTCACCACGATGGCGGGCTACCCGGCGCCGCCGCTGCTCGGTCTCGGATTCGCCGCCCTACTCGGCGCGAGCCGGATCACACTGATGCTCTGGACCGCCATCGCGCTGCTCGCCGCACTGCTGATCAAGATCAGGAACATCTACGGTGGCATCACCGTGATCGGTCTCGGCGGGTTGGTCTTCGTGGTGTCCTGGTTCGGCACCGACACCTTGCAGGCAGGTTTCGCGTACCTGGGCGCGTGGTTCCTGCTGTTCGCCGGGGCGCGTCCGGTGGCCGAGCTGCAACGCGGCCGCTCCCGCCAGCAGCGTTCCCGGAATCACGAGGTCGAGTCGGACGCCGATCAACTCGCACGGCTCACCCGCCTGCCCGGCCTGCTGTGGGTATTCGTGTTCGGCGCGATCGCGGTGGGCTCACTACTGCTCGGCGCGGGACTCCTGATCTCCGACATCGCCGAACTCAGCCTGCCGAACGTGTCGTCCGGCTCCTGA
- a CDS encoding DUF5995 family protein has protein sequence MLFLTGAPGATASAAPIHAACGTPLTAAETAEIATLSDPATLTGSSLRRLEQAIADHQRITEILVRHRDRRGLFALGLDAVEHAAVLPLQRDPASFADQEWAHRISLELLSRFLRNVHAEFTGAPTDPQWTHYFDLARRCELSPARVAMAGYNAHLTVDLAYSVAAVGSTSANAPDYFRIVDAIAQQGALIVASTKAVYGADLGPLWRFYFVGEGLDLLLGRGVATGPLLRFADAGANVVIFGNGLALRDPALAPAATVEIDVLWRALDFAFDTLSRLGGL, from the coding sequence ATGCTTTTCCTCACGGGTGCTCCCGGCGCCACCGCCTCTGCCGCACCGATCCATGCGGCCTGCGGCACCCCGTTGACGGCCGCCGAAACCGCAGAAATCGCAACGCTCTCCGACCCCGCGACGTTGACCGGTTCGTCGCTGCGGCGACTGGAACAGGCGATCGCCGATCATCAGCGGATCACCGAAATCCTGGTCCGCCATCGTGACCGGCGCGGACTGTTCGCGCTCGGGCTCGACGCGGTCGAACACGCCGCCGTGCTGCCGTTGCAGCGCGATCCCGCATCCTTCGCCGACCAGGAGTGGGCGCACCGGATCAGCCTCGAGCTGCTGTCGCGTTTCCTGCGCAATGTGCATGCCGAATTCACCGGCGCACCTACCGATCCACAGTGGACGCACTACTTCGATCTGGCCCGCCGCTGCGAGCTGTCCCCCGCCCGCGTAGCGATGGCCGGATACAACGCGCACCTCACCGTCGATCTGGCTTACTCCGTCGCGGCGGTCGGCAGTACCTCCGCCAATGCTCCCGACTACTTCCGCATCGTCGATGCGATCGCCCAACAGGGCGCGCTGATCGTCGCGTCGACCAAGGCGGTCTACGGCGCCGATCTCGGACCACTGTGGCGTTTCTACTTCGTGGGCGAGGGCTTGGACCTGCTGCTCGGCCGAGGCGTCGCGACCGGTCCACTGCTCCGTTTCGCCGACGCGGGCGCCAATGTCGTCATCTTCGGCAACGGGCTGGCCTTGCGGGACCCGGCCCTTGCGCCCGCCGCGACCGTCGAAATCGACGTCCTCTGGCGCGCCCTGGACTTCGCCTTCGACACGCTGTCGCGCCTCGGCGGTCTCTAG